In Musa acuminata AAA Group cultivar baxijiao chromosome BXJ3-9, Cavendish_Baxijiao_AAA, whole genome shotgun sequence, a single genomic region encodes these proteins:
- the LOC103997519 gene encoding uncharacterized protein LOC103997519: MPPSGGRARNICIWFISCLFFLIILAGGAFLVLFVTLPETKDTVWFPIAGMVLVGIPWVFWFMTCIYRSITPERRGGGDRPPTKAEAVPGGATPTKAAATAAGDSPIDSPGGARRVRFGNATPIGAKTDAVDTSATSPGGEANADTHATVASSEGSSLNSPENEMALAVAIS; the protein is encoded by the coding sequence ATGCCGCCCAGCGGGGGCAGGGCCCGTAACATCTGCATCTGGTTCATCTCCTGCCTCTTCTTCCTCATCATCCTCGCCGGAGGAGCATTTCTCGTGCTGTTCGTCACCTTGCCTGAAACGAAAGACACAGTCTGGTTCCCGATCGCCGGCATGGTCCTAGTGGGCATCCCCTGGGTCTTCTGGTTCATGACATGCATCTACCGATCCATTACGCCAGAAAGACGCGGAGGAGGAGACCGACCGCCGACCAAAGCTGAAGCTGTGCCGGGTGGTGCAACGCCCACTAAAgcggctgccaccgccgcaggtgACTCCCCTATTGACTCTCCTGGCGGTGCAAGGAGGGTGAGGTTCGGCAACGCTACCCCCATCGGCGCCAAGACCGACGCGGTAGATACAAGCGCGACTTCGCCGGGAGGAGAGGCCAACGCAGACACGCATGCCACGGTTGCATCAAGCGAGGGTTCGTCTCTCAATTCGCCCGAGAACGAGATGGCTTTGGCTGTCGCCATTTCCTGA
- the LOC103997520 gene encoding WEB family protein At3g51220-like — protein sequence MRSSPLRRDSAVETMEGQASSVLGEVDTTRPFRSVKEAVAVFGERFLAGDAAPPHKAHANAEPDITPRPTCSLPAPKPAYSTSSSPLSYTSSASHFIRCKDVETTVFSCLRNLAAELEEMKRELRILKERESETARAIATINSQLHKSMSKLAEIEAAESAVSIEQHAKARSERWQDDRARDMEERLEYLPCLGQALSLAEIEDHLGGRRKIKLRKRKPIIPLLGDLLSRERESSDLNSSVYSRSSFYSFS from the coding sequence ATGCGTTCATCTCCTTTGCGTAGGGATTCTGCCGTTGAAACTATGGAAGGCCAAGCATCCTCAGTTCTTGGAGAGGTGGACACGACTCGTCCCTTCCGCTCGGTGAAGGAGGCCGTCGCAGTTTTCGGCGAGCGCTTTCTTGCAGGCGATGCTGCTCCTCCTCATAAGGCCCATGCAAATGCCGAACCTGACATCACGCCGAGGCCAACCTGCTCACTTCCAGCTCCAAAGCCAGCTTATTCGACATCCTCCTCACCACTTTCCTACACCTCTTCTGCCTCTCACTTCATCCGATGTAAAGACGTTGAGACCACAGTTTTCAGCTGTCTGAGAAACCTGGCGGCAGAACTGGAGGAGATGAAGCGAGAGCTGAGGATTCTGAAGGAGAGGGAGTCTGAGACCGCAAGAGCAATTGCCACCATCAATTCCCAACTCCACAAGAGCATGTCTAAACTGGCAGAGATTGAGGCGGCAGAGAGTGCAGTGTCGATAGAGCAGCATGCTAAAGCTCGGAGCGAGCGATGGCAAGATGACAGAGCAAGGGACATGGAAGAAAGACTCGAGTATCTCCCATGCTTGGGTCAAGCACTCAGTCTTGCGGAGATAGAAGACCACTTGGGTGGAAGAAGAAAGATCAAGCTGCGAAAGAGGAAGCCAATCATCCCACTGCTCGGAGATCTTTTGTCCAGGGAAAGAGAGTCCTCTGATCTCAACAGCTCTGTTTACAGTCGCTCTTCCTTTTACAGCTTTAGCTAA
- the LOC103997441 gene encoding glutathione S-transferase TCHQD, translating into MQLYHHPYSMDSQKVRLALEEKVIDYTSYHVNPLTGKNMDVSFFRTNPSAKLPIFQNGSHVIFRAIDIIQYIEKLSVSLSGEDNPISSKVMEWMEKIEDWSPKIFTLAHIPAKCRLFVSKFVRRVVIARMAQAPDLASVYHVKLREAYETEDKLKDPQNLKQSEEELSSLLDDAEAQLSVTTYLAGEYFTMADSMFVPILARIALLNLEEEYISCRPKIAAYYNLVKLRPSYKKVIGRYFGGWRKYRTLSKTSCFLCIRSMFRKY; encoded by the exons ATGCAGCTCTATCATCATCCTTACTCGATGGACAGCCAGAAAGTGCGGCTAGCACTAGAAGAGAAGGTGATTGATTACACATCCTATCATGTTAATCCTCTGACCGGGAAGAATATGGATGTGTCATTCTTCCGCACGAATCCATCTGCAAAACTTCCTATCTTCCAAAATGGTTCTCATGTCATTTTCCGTGCTATTGATATTATCCA GTACATAGAGAAACTCTCGGTTTCCCTAAGTGGTGAAGATAATCCCATTAGTAGCAAAGTCATGGAATGGATGGAGAAAATCGAAGATTGGAGTCCCAAAATATTCACTCTCGCTCACATCCCAGCCAAATGTAGGTTGTTCGTTTCCAAATTTGTGCGGCGTGTGGTGATTGCTCGGATGGCCCAAGCTCCAGATCTGGCTAGTGTCTACCATGTAAAACTTCGAGAAGCCTATGAAACAGAAGACAAGTTGAAGGACCCTCAAAATTTGAAGCAAAGTGAGGAAGAGCTGTCTAGTCTTCTTGATGATGCAGAAGCTCAACTGAGTGTGACGACATATCTTGCCGGTGAATATTTTACCATGGCAGATTCAATGTTTGTGCCAATTCTGGCAAGAATTGCTCTTCTGAATCTAGAAGAGGAGTATATAAGTTGCAGGCCCAAGATAGCAGCCTACTATAATCTGGTAAAGCTCAGGCCGAGCTACAAAAAAGTCATTGGGAGATATTTCGGTGGATGGAGAAAGTACCGAACACTTTCTAAAACATCATGCTTTCTTTGCATAAGAAGCATGTTCCGGAAGTACTAG